Proteins co-encoded in one Lysobacter solisilvae genomic window:
- a CDS encoding DksA/TraR family C4-type zinc finger protein, with protein MATGWAGDGAVQDQIDATIKDAIQRARSQLPQGPGLTHCEECDCEIPPARRQAVPGVRLCVSCQEARDQEQGASSGYNRRGSKDSQLR; from the coding sequence ATGGCCACCGGTTGGGCAGGCGACGGCGCCGTCCAGGACCAGATCGACGCGACCATCAAGGACGCGATCCAGCGTGCGCGCAGCCAGTTGCCCCAGGGCCCCGGGCTGACGCACTGCGAAGAGTGCGATTGCGAGATCCCGCCGGCGCGCCGGCAGGCGGTGCCCGGCGTCCGCCTGTGCGTGTCGTGCCAGGAGGCACGCGACCAGGAACAGGGAGCCAGCAGCGGCTACAACCGTCGCGGCAGCAAGGACAGCCAGCTGCGCTGA